In Oryzias melastigma strain HK-1 linkage group LG14, ASM292280v2, whole genome shotgun sequence, the DNA window ACCAGATAACTGAACTGTATACTTGTGCAGGTATAAATAATTCAGCTTGGACCTGTGGAGCCACACCGAACGCATGAGTGCAGCAAACTTTAACACCGTTGGGACGTCCAGGGAAATCCCAGAGACAACAATCTGTTTATCATGTTTCTATAGCAGAAGGTGTGATGCAGGTTTCTTCTCaaatagagaaaaacaaaaaaacttaataagaAATGCATACAGACATTCACCCTcatgtttttagcatttcaaaTATTGTAACCAAGAGGACGTTTATctcaaaatttgtatttaaataagTTGTAGACCCCAAAACAAACAGTGAGACCAGtaactaatttaattaaattatttgatgAACTCTACTAGCATTTGTTCTAAGGAAACTTGCAAGAACAAATACAtcctaataaaaacaaaaacagtgttttattgcttttagaAAGAATTTTATTtgctacaaataaacaaaagaacagTCTAGAAAAAGCTCCCCGTGTCATAATTGTGCGTATGGCTTGCCTTCCAGCTCTGACACAAGCGTTCACTTTACAATTGCATTAAACTTTGGGAAAAGAGGAAACAGTGCATCTTTTACAGTGGCTGTTGGTTAACGGTTCTGGTTCAGTACACCCGTGTGGAGGCTACAGCTCCGACATGATGTTGGAGGCCAGACTGCAGGTCAAACCGGTGCCATCCGGCTCCACGTTGATCTTCTTCACCACTCCGTCCTCCACCAGCATCACATACCTGGGGATCAGGTCAGAGCTGGAGTTAGCTTCAGCTTAAAAATCCCAAGTGGACTCCAGGACTAAAAAGGTAAAACAACAGCTACCTCTTAGAACGTTTGTTTCCCAGCACCTGCACAATCTGATCACTGTCCAGTAACAGGTCAAcggcctaaaaaacagaacaaaagacgGATCAGAACACAAAGTACAACATTTACCTGTATGTGCTTTCTGCAcggaaaatgtttttaccttcGTGAATGCTCCAGTCGGATCAGCCAACATTCTGACCTGCAAAGCAAGAAGAGTAAACTCCAGTTTTTATATTACAGTCTATATAATGCAGACAGGAGTGCATACTTTGCCCTCTGCTCCGTGCTCCTTCCCCCATGCAGCCATGACAAACGCATCATTGACAGAGATGCACGCCACTTCCTGTATGCCTTTGCTTTTCAGGCTCTGAGCTTCCTGCACAAAACCTGGGAGGTGAGTCTGGAACGACAACAGCAGATGAAATCATGAGCGGGCACAAAGATCGCTGCATGCAAATCAATAACAAGCAGAGTCAAGTGACGCTTTACCTTAGAGCAACCTGGAGTGAAAGCTCCAGGGACAGCAAAGAGGACCCCCTTTTTTCCCTTAAAGAGCTGATCCATGGACACCTTCTTTCCTGGCTCCCCCTCATCAACTTCCACAGCCGGAAGAGGCTCACCAACCTGTAAATGAGTCAACAGTAATAATTATAACAATAagagaaaaacagcaacatctaatttatttatatcattAATGTTACTTTGATAAATGGAATagatttaatctaatttatgctaaagtatatttgttttgtttgttgttatcataatttagaaaaaaatgaggcAACACAGTAGAAAGGAAATTTGTGTACCAAGTCAAacgtttaattaaaataaaaacaaaatctttatgaatattttgttcctaatttaaaaaaaacatctttgcaGGATAAAATGGGCAATACTACCAACGACCACTTGAGGGCGACAAACTCACAGAAAAAGACAATCCATAAAAGCCCGTTTTTAcaaataatgtgattttttataaatatcgATGCTCGTATTTCATCACTCAAACCGCAATTTGTGTGATATTATATGTTCCAATACAAATAAacgcgttttttttttatattatacgCAATAATACATATACGATGTTTGGCGTATGCAAACAATCTTTGACAAAAATGCGACAGAAAACTTCCGAAAGATTTCGAATAAACATGTAAGTTTTATTAAGAGCTACTATAGGcgaaaaaacagcataaaactGAAGATAGCTATTTATCCcgaaaaacaataaatagtgGAAAACTTAGCGGAAACACGAATGGTATTTATAGAGCCCAAATATGGACTTTAGGTATTGGATGGTCACTATATCgctaataaatgtaaaatatgaatCTCTACGCATTTTTCCGTAGTAAATTTAGATTGAATTCTGCTCAAATGTTTACTATAGGCTGATGCTTTAATGCTGCAAATGAAAAGTCCCTCTTTGCTCCGCCTGGTAGCGGCTGctgttagccgcgttagcatgtTATGCTACAAACGGAACAAAACCTCATCCTGCGGCTTCATTCCAAACACATGACCCGCCCATGACCGTCTCTACAGCTGGAGGGAGAACAACAGGAGCCGCAGCGGCACGTTTGGTTACCTGAATCGGCAttctggaggaggaagaacCGTGCAGAAGTCTGTGAAGCAGCGGCCCGCAGTGCCTGATGGGACTGGATCTGGTGAGGAGCATAGCGTCGCGCAGAGACGCTCACGCGGGAGCAGCGCTCAGGGACGGGCGTGCTGAAGGAAGGGTTCACCTTCAAACCGAGGCGGAACGGGCTCCTCCAGTCTAACGGGTTCACGGGGTCGCCCCGCTTCACCGTAAAGACTTAAAATAGCTTCATGTTAATTGGCTCGTTAATCCGAACGCAGGTCTGAACCGGCTAAAAGTGGTTTAAACAAATCGGAGGTGATGCCAAAACATTTGAATACGGAATGTATTCGTGAAGGTTGAATGAAGAACCATTGTGCTGAATATAGAACCGGTGTTACTTCAGGACAGCATGTTGATCAAATAATCAGATTACAAAATATCTACAATAATCCGATTGGATCCATTACACGCCCTTTATAATTGGAATAACCCTGATTTACATCCTTCAGGTAATAATCAGATTTATTTCATAGTTTCTGTGTAGATTTATGACTCATTA includes these proteins:
- the prdx5 gene encoding peroxiredoxin-5, mitochondrial; its protein translation is MLLTRSSPIRHCGPLLHRLLHGSSSSRMPIQVGEPLPAVEVDEGEPGKKVSMDQLFKGKKGVLFAVPGAFTPGCSKTHLPGFVQEAQSLKSKGIQEVACISVNDAFVMAAWGKEHGAEGKVRMLADPTGAFTKAVDLLLDSDQIVQVLGNKRSKRYVMLVEDGVVKKINVEPDGTGLTCSLASNIMSEL